Below is a window of Leptospiraceae bacterium DNA.
CATATAAAAATTTACCCGTAGGATCTGCCATTGCTCCTCTTGCATTGGTGCCGGCTACAACCGTCCCCGCAGAAGTTAAAGCGCCCGTAGACGAATTGATAGAATACGCTGAAACATCATGCGTTGCATAGTTGAGAGAATAGGCAAATTTAGGAACAGAGAAAAATGTTCTCATGCGAATAACGGCAGAAATACTTCCCGCAACATTGGTAGCCGTGATTGTATAATCAGTCAATGCAGTTCCTTGCGATGGAGTTCCGCTAATCACACAAGTCGCACTTATGCTTAGACCTGTAGGAAGAGTGGGCTTGCTGTGCATGTTGTCGCCACACCTGTGATCGTTGGAGTGAGAGCGGTAATTGCAATTCCATTTGTAAAGAAATACGGCGAGCCAACATAAAGAGATTGCAGTTGGAGCAGATAAAATTGTGATATTCACCACTCGCTTAAGCTTCCCGCTGAGATTGTATAGGCAGTAGATGCTTGTTCTACTTGCAGGAGTTCCGCTAATGGCACAAGTGGTTGCGTTGATGCTTAATCCTGTTGGCAGGGCAGGAGTTGAAATGCAGTTTGTGACAGTGCTTGCAATTACCGGTGTTAAAGTTGACATGGGGACTCCTCTTGCTAATGTATAACTAGCACTTAAATAGGCAATCGCAGATGCGCTTCCGCCTGACGCTAAAACATTTCCGCCTATCAAAGCAGAGTTTGAAAGATCCGAACTTGTCCAAGTAATTCCAGTTCCATCATCAGAAGTAAAAGAACTAGCCTGCAATAAATACGATTTCATTCCAGAAGCAATATTGGCTAATGGGCTTGAAGCTATGGCTGTGTATTCAGAAGAAATTACCAATGCGCTTCCTGACTCATTCAATACATTCTTTCCATCTAATTTCCCGTCTCCTAAAATATCCCCCATCAAAATATTGGTATACGAATTATAAGACGAAGTGACTTCTAGTCCCGATGAGTCAGAAATACCTTTGCCCTTCAATACATCCGATACGACAGAGTCGATTCCTCCTAAAGTAGCTAGAAACACCTTTGCATTCGTCGAATCATAATCGGAAGAAGTTGGGTCACTTAAATTTGCTTTGGAAGGATCAAACTTTTTGCTAGAGCCAAAGAATATTTCTCCAATATATTCATTAGCTGTAGTCGCCATACCTTCCAAATCGGCATTGCTTAGAGTCTGTAAAATTAGTTCGCTATTCTTGGAATGGATAGATGGATTCAATTGGTTAGCGGATAATCTATATTTTACTAAGGAAGAAAATTTCCCCGCTCCCATATTCGTTAAAGGGTTTACGTTTGTATTGAGTCTTGTGCTACTTGTAGTATTCGAGGCAGTGAATGTAACAACAGAAACCATTCCGCGTCGAATTGGAGCTTGCTGTTTCAGGCACTGTCCATGAAAATGCTTTTCTTCGAAATGGCGAATAGGTAGTAGAAGCAGAAGTAGGAGTCACAACAATGCAAACCAAATTTGCTTCCGGTCTTTCCATACTCAGAGAATAAGTCCCTCCATTGTTTTTGTCCGAATCCTGAAGTAGTAATCCCGTTTGCTAATAACGACCCCGCTGTCCCATTGCATTTTCCCGCATCCGTGCCACTAGTGGGAATAGTTCTCGCTTGCACAGTTGCATTTTTGATAGAACCCGTCATTTGCGCTTTTCCATTTAACGTGAGGATAGGTCTATTCAAATTTAAAAGTCGCTTGTAAAGTAGGGAGAGTTCTAAAAAGCTATCTCCTGATTTATTGCATGATAGTAATAAAATTATTAACAAAAATGGAAGAGTTCTTTTCATCGTTTTTCTCCTGACCAAGTGTTTTTTCATATAGTAACGAATTGTTTACGCATTCTATGCATCTATTCAATGCTGTCAAGTGAGGAAAATTTTGAACTACATAGGTTTTTTTACAAAGGTTAGGTTGGGTTAAAAACCTTGCTTGTATGTGGTAAATCGGGCGTTCCGCTGCTCGTTACACATTGTTTTATCCTGTGCAGGATTTGCTTTCCTTTGTCCGACAGAGCGTCGGGCTCGCCTTCCTGAATGGATTCCTGCTGGAGTCGGTTGGTGAGCAGCAGCTTCCATTCTTTAGCTGCTTGGATTTTTCTTTTCTTTCCATCAGCAGCTATCATTTCAACTGGGGTATATATTGTACCCAGTAGTTACTAAGTTCTGGATCGCGGCTTTTTAATTTCTTTATATATTGCTTTATATCGCTACTACCGGTTAATACCAATAATACGTCCTGAATGGAGGAATACCATTTATCTTCTCTTAAAGCAATATTTGCATTCATAAGAAATAGAGGAATTTGCTTTTCTGCATTTTTCGCAAATTCTAATTTGAATTGGAATATCTTTTTCTAAGTAAAGAAGTTTCAACCATTTAAAACTTCTTTTGTCATAATCTAATTCCTTTGGATTAGGGTATCCAATTAGATAACCACTAATTTTCCAAGGATAAGTATAATTAGCTTTTAGCCTATTATAATATCTCAAGATTTGCTTATAGTCTGGAAGTTTTAGAATCGTCTTTTAATTCTACAAGGATAATTTCTTTTCTTGCTCAAAGGTAAATACTAAATCTGTTCTTGCATCTTTCGATTGAGTTTCTTGTCTTTTATAAGTATACTTAGTATTAGCCAGAAATTTTTTGTCGATTAAGTAGGGATGAGTTTCTAGAATATCTTCAATATCTGATTCATTCATACCTTCTCCATAATATAGCCTGAACGAGTGTTTTTTACAATCTCTACTAGTTTCTTTATTACATCTTCTCTTTTTTTAGGAAGTGATTTTGGTTTATATTCTTTTGGAAGCTTAGTAAAAATATCTTTATTCGCTGGATACTTATCAGTATCCGCAAATTCTTTAAATATACGTTCTTCTTCCCATGACTCAATTGGAGGTATTTGCTTTTTATCTTCTTTGCAATAATTCCTTTCAGTTCGATAACTGGTTTTTCTAAAACTAAAAGCAACGCTAATTCTTTGTTTGAAGGATTACTATTGATTAGTTCTGTTGAAAGTAAATCGAC
It encodes the following:
- a CDS encoding beta-propeller fold lactonase family protein — its product is MVSVVTFTASNTTSSTRLNTNVNPLTNMGAGKFSSLVKYRLSANQLNPSIHSKNSELILQTLSNADLEGMATTANEYIGEIFFGSSKKFDPSKANLSDPTSSDYDSTNAKVFLATLGGIDSVVSDVLKGKGISDSSGLEVTSSYNSYTNILMGDILGDGKLDGKNVLNESGSALVISSEYTAIASSPLANIASGMKSYLLQASSFTSDDGTGITWTSSDLSNSALIGGNVLASGGSASAIAYLSASYTLARGVPMSTLTPVIASTVTNCISTPALPTGLSINATTCAISGTPASRTSIYCLYNLSGKLKRVVNITILSAPTAISLCWLAVFLYKWNCNYRSHSNDHRCGDNMHSKPTLPTGLSISATCVISGTPSQGTALTDYTITATNVAGSISAVIRMRTFFSVPKFAYSLNYATHDVSAYSINSSTGALTSAGTVVAGTNARGAMADPTGKFLYVVSKGSSEIRAFSINPTTGGITLVGGPVATKSEFVFIHPTGKFAYVANNGGTISYFSINTDGTLNSVGSVGAGSNTYYVRVDREGKFAYAVSNGTTQIFSYSINQATGALTQVGGPVSTVGGDPRTVEIDPTNTYMYSANFASNAIALFTIHPTTGLLTYVNSYATSILDWNQLV